One Glycocaulis abyssi DNA window includes the following coding sequences:
- the cydC gene encoding thiol reductant ABC exporter subunit CydC — MKTLAFFLAPARPDRWWLRAGAVLAILTLLAGIGLLSLSGWFITAAAIAGAAGLGRSFNYLFASGGVRGFAMARTLGRYAERLATHEATFRILARLRLWVFDRAAPLVPAGLGGMRAGDLLSRVTGDVDALDGLYLRLVTPALSALFGALAVVLILAFTAPAAILPVIGLFILSGLGLPLLAAKLGQSAGESVTHSASDTRSEAADLIAGMAELKAYGAETAVLSRLDAASDSWISGQRQLAGLALMNTAVLAFAGPASFVAGFLSAAASGASPSLAALAGFIAFGLFEAAAPLVLAGEQYGRTLSAAKRLKALDDLRPAMEEPQAPLPLPDGHDVVFSSVGFTYPGGQSRPALQDVSFTLPEGGRVALVGASGSGKSSIIRLLMGFYAPDSGDIRLGGTDLAALGPARTRERLSLVDQRADLLSTTVRANLLLARPDATESQLWQALEQARAADFVRALPDGLLTWIGEEGRLVSGGQARRIALARAFLRDAPVMLLDEPTEGLDSRTEAEFLDALDAWLDADKRRSVLIVTHRPALLARAREGLVMEHARIVQTGSVDALTTEDGAFNRLFAKRL, encoded by the coding sequence ATGAAAACGCTCGCCTTTTTCCTCGCTCCTGCCCGGCCTGACCGCTGGTGGCTGCGTGCAGGCGCGGTGCTCGCCATCCTCACTCTGCTCGCCGGAATCGGGCTTTTATCCCTGTCGGGCTGGTTCATAACCGCCGCCGCTATCGCCGGTGCGGCGGGGCTGGGGCGCAGTTTCAACTATCTTTTTGCATCGGGCGGTGTGCGCGGATTTGCCATGGCGCGTACCCTCGGGAGATATGCCGAGCGGCTGGCCACGCACGAAGCCACTTTCCGTATCCTGGCGCGCCTGCGCCTGTGGGTGTTTGACCGGGCCGCACCGCTAGTCCCTGCAGGGCTGGGCGGCATGCGGGCGGGCGATCTGCTGTCGCGCGTGACCGGCGATGTCGATGCGCTCGACGGACTCTATCTTCGGCTGGTAACGCCCGCCCTGTCCGCGCTTTTTGGCGCGCTGGCGGTGGTGCTTATCCTCGCATTCACGGCCCCGGCGGCGATATTGCCCGTGATCGGGCTTTTTATCCTCTCAGGTCTCGGCCTGCCTCTCCTCGCGGCAAAACTGGGCCAGTCCGCCGGAGAAAGCGTCACACACTCTGCCTCCGATACGCGCTCGGAGGCCGCTGACCTGATCGCCGGTATGGCCGAGCTCAAAGCCTATGGCGCTGAAACCGCCGTGCTTTCGCGTCTCGATGCGGCGAGCGATAGTTGGATCTCCGGCCAGCGCCAGCTTGCCGGACTGGCGCTGATGAATACGGCCGTACTCGCCTTTGCCGGTCCGGCCAGCTTCGTCGCCGGTTTCCTCAGCGCGGCGGCATCGGGCGCATCGCCGTCTTTGGCTGCATTGGCGGGATTTATTGCCTTTGGTTTGTTCGAGGCTGCGGCCCCGCTTGTCCTCGCCGGGGAGCAGTATGGACGCACGCTCTCTGCCGCCAAGCGCCTGAAAGCGCTGGATGATCTGCGCCCTGCAATGGAAGAGCCGCAAGCGCCTCTCCCCCTGCCCGACGGCCATGATGTGGTGTTCAGCTCGGTCGGATTTACCTATCCCGGCGGCCAGTCCCGCCCCGCCCTGCAAGATGTCAGCTTCACCCTGCCCGAAGGCGGGCGGGTAGCGCTTGTGGGGGCTTCGGGGTCTGGAAAGTCGAGTATTATCCGTTTGCTGATGGGCTTTTATGCTCCGGATAGCGGGGATATTCGGCTCGGCGGGACAGACTTGGCCGCCCTTGGCCCGGCGCGAACAAGAGAGCGTCTGTCCCTCGTCGATCAGCGTGCCGACCTGCTCTCGACCACGGTGCGGGCAAACCTTCTGCTGGCCCGGCCCGACGCGACAGAAAGCCAGCTCTGGCAAGCACTTGAGCAGGCCAGAGCCGCCGATTTCGTGCGCGCTCTGCCCGATGGATTGCTGACCTGGATTGGCGAGGAGGGGCGCCTCGTGTCCGGCGGACAGGCAAGGCGCATTGCGCTTGCCCGCGCCTTCCTGCGTGATGCGCCCGTCATGCTGCTTGATGAGCCGACCGAAGGGCTGGACAGCCGGACAGAGGCGGAATTCCTTGATGCGCTCGATGCCTGGCTGGATGCCGACAAGCGCCGCTCTGTCCTCATCGTCACGCACCGCCCGGCCTTGCTGGCGCGGGCGCGCGAGGGGCTGGTGATGGAGCATGCCCGCATCGTCCAGACCGGCAGCGTGGACGCGCTGACGACTGAAGACGGAGCCTTCAACCGCCTGTTTGCAAAGCGGCTTTAG
- the thiD gene encoding bifunctional hydroxymethylpyrimidine kinase/phosphomethylpyrimidine kinase has product MSTTETDLPPEPKGRVLIIAGSDSSGGAGIQADIKAVTALGGYAATAITALTVQNTKGVSAVHGAPLEIISGQIAAVLDDIGADAIKTGMLASKEVIDTVAGALDEAGAELIPLIVDPVMVASSGARLIEDSAVEALKNTLLRRATLITPNVPEAEALTGIKVEDVDGQREAGEALLKLGARAALIKGGHLDGPQVIDVLVTRNGMRIFSRPRIKTRHTHGTGCTLASGIAALVAQGVPLDKAVEEAGDYLHEAIRRAPGFGSGAGPVHHGWTLSPEPVSETPSGPLAAALAGLAGPDKGA; this is encoded by the coding sequence ATGAGCACCACCGAGACCGACCTGCCGCCAGAGCCTAAGGGCCGCGTGCTGATCATTGCCGGATCGGATAGTTCGGGCGGGGCGGGGATACAGGCCGATATCAAGGCGGTGACGGCGCTTGGCGGTTATGCGGCGACCGCCATCACGGCGCTGACCGTGCAGAACACGAAGGGCGTGAGCGCCGTGCATGGCGCGCCGCTGGAGATCATTTCAGGCCAGATCGCGGCGGTGCTCGATGATATCGGCGCGGACGCGATCAAGACCGGCATGCTGGCCAGCAAAGAGGTGATCGACACGGTGGCGGGGGCGCTGGATGAGGCGGGGGCCGAACTGATCCCGCTCATCGTCGATCCGGTGATGGTGGCAAGCTCCGGCGCGCGCCTGATCGAGGACAGCGCGGTGGAGGCACTTAAAAACACGCTTCTGCGCCGGGCCACGCTTATCACGCCCAACGTGCCGGAAGCCGAGGCGCTTACCGGCATCAAGGTTGAAGATGTGGACGGCCAGCGCGAGGCAGGCGAGGCGCTACTGAAGCTTGGCGCGCGCGCCGCCCTCATCAAGGGCGGGCATCTGGATGGGCCGCAGGTGATCGACGTGCTGGTGACACGCAATGGCATGCGCATCTTTTCGCGCCCGCGCATCAAGACCCGTCACACGCACGGCACGGGCTGTACCCTCGCCAGCGGCATCGCTGCCTTGGTTGCGCAGGGCGTGCCGCTGGACAAGGCGGTGGAGGAGGCAGGTGATTATCTGCACGAGGCGATCCGGCGCGCGCCGGGCTTCGGCTCAGGGGCCGGGCCTGTCCATCATGGCTGGACGCTTAGCCCGGAGCCGGTGTCAGAGACGCCCTCCGGCCCGCTGGCGGCCGCGCTGGCCGGACTGGCAGGACCGGACAAGGGGGCGTAA
- a CDS encoding radical SAM protein, which translates to MTQTLAASSPAPFTHPDITAKGEMRASVTFDRLQTLWVLTGTLCNIACANCYIESSPDNDRLVYITPDELEPYLDEVDALVPGPIEIGFTGGEPFLNPHMAGLAEAALKRGHRVLILTNAMRPMMRPRVQEQLLDLQARYPGQITLRISLDHYTPEVHDTERGAGGFAATLEGINWLSKNKFLLALAGRQMTDETMAQARAGYAALIAAHRWDIDAANPAEMVIFPEMDPAGSPPEITVDCWGILNKNPAEIMCASSRMIIKRRGAEKPAVVACTLLPYDPQFELAQTLTESLKPVKLNHKFCAQFCVLGGARCSA; encoded by the coding sequence ATGACCCAGACGCTTGCCGCTTCCAGCCCTGCGCCCTTTACCCACCCGGACATCACCGCGAAGGGCGAAATGCGCGCGAGCGTTACGTTTGACAGATTGCAGACGCTCTGGGTGCTGACCGGCACGCTGTGCAACATCGCCTGTGCCAACTGCTATATCGAAAGCTCGCCGGATAATGACCGGCTTGTCTACATCACCCCCGACGAGCTGGAGCCCTATCTGGACGAGGTGGACGCGCTGGTCCCGGGGCCTATAGAGATCGGCTTTACCGGGGGAGAACCCTTCCTCAATCCCCATATGGCGGGGCTTGCCGAAGCGGCGCTGAAACGCGGCCACCGCGTCCTCATCCTTACCAACGCCATGCGGCCCATGATGCGCCCGCGCGTGCAGGAACAATTGCTGGATTTACAGGCCCGCTATCCGGGGCAGATAACCCTTCGCATCAGCCTCGATCACTACACGCCTGAGGTACACGATACTGAGCGCGGAGCGGGTGGTTTTGCCGCGACGCTTGAGGGCATTAACTGGCTGAGCAAAAACAAATTTTTGCTTGCGCTGGCAGGCCGTCAGATGACCGATGAAACCATGGCACAGGCACGCGCGGGCTACGCCGCCCTGATCGCGGCGCACAGGTGGGATATTGATGCGGCCAATCCGGCTGAGATGGTGATCTTCCCGGAGATGGATCCGGCGGGTTCACCGCCGGAAATCACCGTCGATTGCTGGGGTATCCTCAATAAAAATCCGGCCGAGATCATGTGCGCGTCCAGCCGCATGATCATCAAGCGCCGGGGGGCGGAAAAGCCTGCCGTGGTCGCCTGCACCCTCCTGCCCTATGACCCGCAATTTGAACTGGCGCAGACCCTCACAGAGAGCCTGAAGCCGGTGAAGCTGAACCATAAATTCTGCGCGCAGTTCTGCGTGCTCGGCGGGGCCCGCTGTTCGGCCTAG
- a CDS encoding 2'-deoxycytidine 5'-triphosphate deaminase domain-containing protein translates to MSKPGILTDLDLAALVSSGAIAAPGIEDGQIQPASLDLRLGTKAYRLRASFLPGPARSVDDCLASGIVIHEIALTGGAVLETGCVYLVPLMESLSLPGDLSAAMNPKSSTGRLDVFTRVIGNNAAAFDQLPAGYSGPLWVEISPRTFSILARPGDRLVQVRLRRGALKAGLSQVLSVDLQAAGNAPVGWRAKRHSPLVDLSRIGAHAALDFWEPLYAPKGQIVLDPGEFYILASREAVEIPLEDAAEMAPIAPEIGEFRAHYAGFFDPGFGLGAPAKAVLEVRGRDVPFILEHGQAVARLVHEPMAGKIGSAYGANGSNYQGQGLKLGKHFKA, encoded by the coding sequence ATGTCCAAGCCCGGTATCCTGACCGATCTCGACCTTGCCGCTCTGGTCTCCTCCGGAGCCATTGCCGCGCCGGGCATAGAGGATGGCCAGATACAGCCTGCAAGCCTTGATCTGCGTCTTGGAACAAAGGCTTACCGTCTCCGGGCGAGCTTCCTGCCCGGCCCGGCGCGCAGTGTGGATGACTGTCTGGCCTCCGGTATTGTCATACACGAGATCGCGCTGACCGGCGGGGCCGTGCTGGAGACGGGCTGCGTCTATCTTGTCCCGCTGATGGAAAGCCTCTCCTTGCCGGGCGATTTGAGCGCGGCGATGAACCCGAAAAGCTCCACCGGCCGGCTGGATGTCTTTACCCGTGTCATCGGGAATAATGCAGCGGCGTTCGATCAGCTGCCAGCGGGCTATTCCGGCCCGCTCTGGGTGGAAATATCCCCGCGCACCTTTTCCATCCTTGCCCGCCCCGGCGACCGTCTGGTGCAGGTGCGGCTGCGCCGGGGGGCGCTCAAAGCCGGGCTTTCCCAGGTGCTTAGCGTCGATCTGCAGGCGGCGGGCAACGCGCCTGTCGGCTGGCGCGCCAAGCGCCACAGCCCGCTGGTGGATTTGAGCCGGATTGGCGCGCATGCCGCGCTCGATTTCTGGGAACCGCTATATGCCCCTAAGGGACAGATCGTGCTCGATCCGGGGGAGTTCTACATACTGGCTTCACGCGAGGCGGTGGAGATCCCCTTGGAGGACGCCGCCGAGATGGCGCCCATTGCGCCGGAAATAGGGGAGTTCCGCGCCCACTATGCCGGGTTTTTCGACCCCGGTTTCGGCCTTGGCGCACCGGCAAAGGCGGTGCTGGAGGTGAGGGGGCGCGACGTGCCCTTCATCCTGGAACACGGTCAGGCCGTGGCCCGTCTGGTCCATGAGCCGATGGCGGGAAAAATCGGTTCGGCCTATGGCGCAAACGGCTCCAACTATCAGGGTCAGGGTCTGAAACTCGGCAAGCATTTCAAGGCTTAA
- a CDS encoding M20/M25/M40 family metallo-hydrolase produces the protein MKHHLAGIMGAGLLLLSACAQPPATPDAIEPNPSTLSAEALALTLGEAIRFETISEMGNPQSSRAEFDAFRDWLAASFPLVHERMAPEDILHGSLWYTLEGSNPALDPIVILAHQDVVPVEPGTEDQWDHPPFSGTIADGYVWGRGTLDMKGFLVMLIAAMETLLEEGFTPERTIHIGLGHDEEVGGTGAIAMAERLEAEGRRAWFVLDEGGTSLEHFPMTGGPVGLIGVGEKGFLSVEITARARGGHSSAPPPETAIGLLSRAVNAIVDNPFEHRIEHPVPDMMRALAPEMDGMAGFVMARPVLFGSVLRGQMMGDDATRATIGTTIAPTIITGGTVANVLPQEARATINLRLHPRDSAQSALAHMRGAVSHLDGVTIEPVGRISDAPPISATSGRAWEIIAGAALSHLPEGAPVVPNLLTAATDSRAFKDVADHIYRYAPMRMEMDDLSRIHGDNERIRIDALPGMVSYFRTVISEAGMEG, from the coding sequence ATGAAACACCATCTCGCAGGGATTATGGGCGCGGGACTGCTGCTCTTAAGCGCCTGTGCGCAGCCGCCCGCCACGCCGGACGCCATTGAGCCGAACCCCTCCACCCTGTCTGCAGAGGCGCTGGCCCTGACGCTGGGCGAGGCCATCCGGTTCGAGACCATCTCCGAGATGGGTAACCCGCAATCCAGCCGCGCCGAGTTCGACGCTTTTCGCGACTGGCTGGCGGCTAGCTTCCCGCTGGTCCATGAGCGCATGGCCCCCGAAGACATTCTCCACGGCTCGCTCTGGTACACGCTGGAAGGGAGCAATCCCGCGCTAGACCCGATTGTCATTCTCGCCCACCAGGACGTGGTGCCGGTGGAGCCGGGCACCGAAGACCAGTGGGACCACCCGCCCTTCTCCGGCACGATTGCCGACGGCTATGTCTGGGGGCGCGGCACGCTCGACATGAAGGGTTTCCTTGTGATGCTGATCGCCGCGATGGAGACCCTGCTGGAAGAGGGCTTCACCCCGGAGCGCACCATCCATATCGGGCTTGGCCATGATGAGGAGGTGGGCGGCACCGGCGCGATTGCCATGGCAGAGCGGCTGGAGGCGGAAGGGCGCCGCGCCTGGTTCGTCCTCGATGAAGGCGGCACCTCGCTTGAGCACTTCCCGATGACGGGCGGGCCGGTGGGCCTGATCGGCGTTGGCGAGAAGGGCTTTCTCTCCGTCGAGATCACCGCGCGGGCGCGCGGCGGGCATTCCTCCGCCCCGCCCCCGGAAACCGCCATTGGCTTGCTGTCGCGCGCGGTCAACGCCATTGTCGACAATCCGTTCGAACACCGCATCGAGCATCCCGTGCCGGACATGATGCGCGCGCTCGCCCCGGAAATGGACGGGATGGCGGGCTTCGTGATGGCGCGCCCCGTCCTTTTCGGCTCGGTCCTGCGTGGTCAGATGATGGGCGATGACGCGACCAGAGCCACGATCGGCACCACCATCGCGCCGACCATCATCACCGGCGGCACGGTCGCCAATGTGCTGCCGCAGGAGGCGCGCGCGACCATCAATCTGCGCCTGCACCCGCGCGACAGTGCGCAAAGTGCGCTGGCCCATATGCGCGGCGCGGTGAGCCATCTCGACGGTGTAACGATAGAGCCGGTGGGCCGTATCTCCGACGCGCCGCCGATCAGCGCCACATCGGGCCGGGCCTGGGAGATCATTGCGGGCGCTGCGCTCAGCCATCTGCCCGAGGGCGCGCCGGTCGTGCCAAACCTTCTCACCGCCGCCACGGACTCGCGCGCCTTCAAGGATGTCGCCGACCATATCTACCGCTATGCTCCCATGCGCATGGAGATGGACGATCTCTCGCGCATTCACGGCGATAATGAGCGCATCCGCATCGACGCCCTGCCCGGCATGGTCAGCTATTTCCGCACGGTGATCTCAGAGGCCGGGATGGAGGGGTAG
- a CDS encoding PDZ domain-containing protein, which translates to MAGRILAAGAALCLTACNTLGTALTPGIEPRLALAGETRLQARVLALATPVLTANAAACAHTYPFTGLVTTHIADWPESERGALQAAMGADARPRIWITAPDSPATRAGLQPGDILLGLNGRWSQSNARWHDDFRTRTLPAALRRGPARLRVERSGESFDLVLTPQPACAAHVRLVAVNIAGGRRQSVWIAGDSLFVARDFAVSASDITLQQFMALALARHIASSQSLPAFMARALQGPDLLSFTLGFDAIDQLAGRGPDNRPPRQRRPSDTDILLTTLLLMQAEAYAPLSGPASPASAAASGPEGVSDTGSGLSVQP; encoded by the coding sequence ATGGCGGGCCGCATTCTGGCCGCCGGGGCCGCCCTTTGCCTGACGGCCTGCAACACGCTTGGCACCGCGCTGACACCGGGTATCGAGCCGCGCCTGGCATTGGCCGGCGAAACCCGGCTGCAGGCGCGCGTGCTGGCCCTGGCAACGCCTGTGCTGACCGCCAATGCGGCCGCCTGCGCCCACACCTACCCTTTCACCGGACTGGTCACCACCCATATCGCCGACTGGCCGGAGAGCGAACGCGGCGCGCTGCAGGCGGCCATGGGCGCAGATGCGCGCCCGCGCATCTGGATCACCGCCCCGGACAGTCCGGCCACGCGCGCGGGGCTGCAACCCGGCGATATCCTGCTTGGCCTCAATGGGCGCTGGAGCCAGTCCAATGCGCGCTGGCATGATGATTTCCGCACGCGCACCCTGCCCGCAGCCCTGCGGCGCGGGCCGGCCCGCCTGCGCGTGGAGCGCAGCGGCGAAAGCTTCGATCTGGTATTGACGCCCCAGCCTGCCTGCGCGGCCCATGTCCGTCTTGTGGCGGTGAACATTGCGGGCGGACGCCGCCAGAGCGTCTGGATCGCAGGCGATAGCCTGTTTGTCGCGCGGGATTTTGCCGTGTCAGCATCCGACATCACGCTGCAGCAATTCATGGCGCTTGCGCTCGCCCGCCATATCGCCAGCAGCCAGTCCCTACCCGCCTTTATGGCGCGCGCCCTGCAGGGCCCGGACCTTCTCAGCTTCACCCTTGGCTTTGACGCGATTGACCAGCTCGCCGGGCGCGGGCCGGATAACCGCCCGCCCCGCCAGCGGCGTCCGTCAGACACCGATATTCTACTCACCACGCTCCTGCTGATGCAGGCGGAGGCTTACGCCCCCTTGTCCGGTCCTGCCAGTCCGGCCAGCGCGGCCGCCAGCGGGCCGGAGGGCGTCTCTGACACCGGCTCCGGGCTAAGCGTCCAGCCATGA
- a CDS encoding HEAT repeat domain-containing protein, producing MLAIIAALSLMQAGEDVSDHYRLLSELADCPTIEICVELLERAYAQSDTRTEPEESWHELYMHVARASFRHQGRAGLEAMIGWGERSTGRTSVAERIVAHWPFTSQSDIERAQDFVRGSGWRLFVRSSVLRPAPEIDAVISQPANYWMIVALGYFAGPAILAGIDGERSYIPHEESALPPGDRHLLADDWSRLAADIAQPVERRTVALRGLKALGHVGHPYIHRLAGSDFGEPGGELHTLAREARQAALDPSFAAELAAECVANAEALDAIPEAYTDPRIGRYDHGSAYFPLRHCLGDLANFGRDALAYVAPLRPFLHSQRLDLRLYVMQTLAHLGDDAVLPVLREALQSNDWSEVYAVIHAFVFIGDGSEAERIGMVAESHWLPFVREAAHSLTSFQVLVDQAGRGGPVTNLGASTRGSANAARAPSMMSIWHEAPRLWSPQGRWFSGTRIDDFTESCRADGYRYRDAVLSTQDSAPRPGWRDEDVLHIPFMGGSLEATNQGEWGGALKWLAEGSAEGRTVIDDNVVGVITADERTLIVATGLSHLGLVTGTLYRVDWRTAEDWTVTRISTLPSTPRWLARLDEERFAVATAHGLVVFDRERVIGLGHCEPGPPTDRN from the coding sequence ATGCTGGCCATTATCGCGGCCTTGTCACTCATGCAGGCGGGGGAGGACGTAAGCGATCATTACCGCCTCCTGTCAGAACTGGCGGATTGCCCCACGATTGAAATATGCGTGGAGCTTCTCGAACGGGCCTACGCGCAAAGTGATACGAGAACGGAACCGGAAGAAAGCTGGCATGAGCTATACATGCATGTGGCGCGGGCCAGCTTCCGCCATCAGGGGCGTGCGGGTCTTGAGGCTATGATTGGATGGGGCGAACGTTCAACCGGGAGGACATCTGTCGCTGAGCGCATTGTAGCGCATTGGCCCTTTACATCGCAGAGCGATATCGAGCGGGCACAGGACTTCGTCCGAGGTAGCGGGTGGAGGTTATTCGTCCGCAGTTCAGTGCTCAGACCCGCACCAGAGATAGATGCGGTAATTTCGCAGCCCGCCAACTACTGGATGATTGTCGCGCTTGGTTACTTCGCTGGCCCGGCGATTCTCGCTGGGATAGATGGCGAACGCAGCTACATCCCGCATGAGGAGAGTGCGCTGCCCCCGGGTGACCGGCACCTGCTTGCCGATGACTGGTCGCGGCTGGCCGCCGATATCGCCCAACCTGTCGAGCGCCGCACAGTTGCATTAAGAGGCCTGAAAGCACTCGGGCATGTCGGACATCCCTACATCCACCGTCTCGCCGGCTCTGACTTCGGTGAACCGGGCGGCGAATTGCACACGCTTGCTCGCGAGGCGCGGCAGGCCGCACTGGACCCATCATTTGCAGCGGAACTTGCGGCCGAGTGCGTGGCAAACGCCGAGGCCTTGGATGCTATACCTGAAGCCTACACCGATCCGCGTATTGGCCGATATGATCACGGTAGCGCATATTTTCCACTCCGGCATTGTCTCGGAGACTTGGCCAATTTCGGGCGTGACGCGCTTGCCTATGTGGCACCGCTCCGGCCTTTCCTTCACAGTCAGCGCCTCGATCTTCGGCTCTACGTTATGCAGACGCTTGCCCATCTCGGCGACGACGCGGTTCTGCCTGTTTTGCGCGAAGCGCTGCAATCGAACGACTGGAGCGAGGTATACGCGGTAATTCATGCCTTTGTATTTATTGGAGATGGCAGTGAGGCTGAACGCATAGGGATGGTGGCGGAGAGCCACTGGCTGCCGTTTGTCCGGGAAGCAGCCCATTCTCTGACAAGTTTCCAGGTTCTTGTTGACCAGGCTGGCCGAGGAGGGCCTGTAACCAATCTCGGCGCCTCCACACGGGGCTCAGCAAATGCAGCAAGGGCTCCGTCTATGATGTCGATCTGGCATGAAGCACCACGGCTGTGGTCCCCGCAAGGCAGATGGTTCTCCGGCACCCGCATTGACGACTTCACTGAGTCCTGCAGAGCGGACGGATATCGCTACCGGGACGCCGTGTTATCAACGCAAGACAGCGCTCCCAGACCCGGCTGGAGAGACGAAGATGTACTGCATATCCCCTTTATGGGCGGCAGTCTGGAAGCCACCAATCAAGGCGAATGGGGCGGAGCGCTCAAATGGCTGGCAGAAGGCTCTGCTGAGGGGCGCACTGTGATCGACGACAACGTCGTCGGTGTGATCACCGCAGATGAACGCACATTGATCGTCGCAACCGGCCTGTCTCATTTGGGCCTCGTCACCGGCACCCTCTACCGCGTCGACTGGCGAACTGCAGAAGACTGGACGGTCACGCGCATTTCCACCCTGCCCAGCACCCCGCGCTGGCTCGCCCGGCTGGATGAGGAGCGCTTCGCGGTGGCGACGGCTCATGGCCTGGTCGTGTTCGACCGCGAGCGGGTGATCGGGCTTGGCCATTGTGAACCAGGGCCGCCCACAGACAGGAATTGA
- the cydD gene encoding thiol reductant ABC exporter subunit CydD codes for MSNPALTSEDRRALGGLLSAWGKAGRGPSLAASAAGIAQYALFIGFAGFAASAIANLVNGEDFLIPALFAALFAFARAGAQAFETRAGFEAAARVKAHVRGEAARALAAKGPAFTERLETGAAGSALTDAVEKLEGYFGRYRPLMPVIAGAPILMVAAAFTQSWVVGMLFIITAPLLPLFMAIVGGAAAAASKDQIAVLARLAGRFNDRLQSLALLNAFNAAPREREGLAAASEDFRQRTMKVLRLAFLSSAILEFFAALSVAAIAVYVGFSLLGEMPFDTGETVTLREGLFVLILAPEFYMPLRRLSAAYHDRADAEAAAGTIKPLLEYPKSGVSIVPSTPFHTSPSLDLSRVSCVYEIGRKGLNPITLSIPAGRLSVLWGPSGSGKSTLLKILMGFAPLSSGEMRIDGEMMDAPLAGRAGWIGQNPRLFHGSLRDNITLHDASIPAEMIERAVAQAGVADFLIHLSDGLDTPLGERGFGLSGGQIQRVALARALARDMKLVLMDEPTAHLDGEAEARFLEALLSNKNGRTILIATHSPAVRAIADEVFEIADLQEGGAP; via the coding sequence ATGAGCAATCCTGCACTCACTTCAGAAGACCGGCGTGCGCTGGGCGGCCTTCTCTCCGCATGGGGGAAGGCCGGGCGCGGACCGTCACTGGCCGCGAGCGCGGCAGGCATTGCGCAATACGCGCTCTTCATCGGCTTTGCCGGGTTTGCCGCCAGCGCGATAGCAAACCTCGTCAATGGCGAGGATTTTCTTATCCCTGCGCTTTTCGCTGCCCTGTTTGCGTTTGCCCGCGCAGGCGCCCAAGCCTTCGAGACGCGCGCAGGCTTTGAGGCGGCAGCGCGGGTGAAGGCCCATGTGCGGGGCGAGGCCGCCCGCGCGCTCGCCGCCAAAGGCCCCGCCTTCACCGAGCGGCTGGAAACCGGCGCAGCCGGCTCTGCCCTCACCGACGCGGTGGAGAAGCTGGAAGGCTATTTCGGGCGCTACCGCCCGCTCATGCCCGTCATCGCGGGCGCGCCCATATTGATGGTCGCCGCCGCCTTCACCCAGAGCTGGGTGGTGGGGATGCTGTTCATCATCACCGCGCCCCTGCTGCCGCTTTTCATGGCGATTGTCGGCGGCGCGGCGGCAGCGGCGAGCAAGGACCAGATCGCGGTGCTCGCCCGCCTCGCCGGGCGCTTCAATGACCGGCTGCAATCGCTCGCGCTTCTGAACGCGTTCAACGCCGCGCCGCGCGAGCGCGAGGGCCTCGCCGCTGCGTCAGAAGATTTCCGCCAGCGCACGATGAAAGTGCTCCGGCTTGCCTTCCTCTCCTCGGCCATTCTGGAATTTTTCGCGGCCCTCTCGGTCGCGGCCATCGCGGTCTATGTCGGCTTCTCCCTGCTGGGAGAGATGCCCTTCGATACTGGCGAAACTGTCACCCTGCGCGAGGGGCTGTTCGTCCTTATCCTGGCACCGGAATTTTACATGCCGCTGCGGCGTTTATCCGCCGCCTATCACGACCGCGCCGACGCCGAAGCCGCCGCAGGTACTATAAAACCCCTGCTGGAATACCCGAAATCGGGTGTTTCCATAGTACCATCCACCCCCTTTCATACCTCACCCTCTCTGGACCTCTCTCGCGTCTCGTGCGTGTACGAAATTGGCCGCAAGGGGTTGAATCCCATCACGCTTTCCATTCCGGCGGGAAGATTGAGCGTTTTGTGGGGACCGTCGGGTTCCGGCAAGTCCACCTTGCTCAAAATCCTGATGGGTTTTGCGCCTCTGTCCTCCGGCGAGATGCGGATAGACGGCGAAATGATGGATGCCCCGCTCGCCGGGCGCGCAGGCTGGATCGGCCAGAACCCGCGCCTATTTCACGGCAGCTTGCGGGATAATATCACCCTGCATGACGCCTCTATCCCGGCAGAGATGATCGAGCGTGCGGTGGCGCAGGCCGGCGTCGCGGACTTCCTTATCCACCTGTCTGACGGTCTCGACACCCCCCTTGGCGAACGCGGATTTGGCTTGTCTGGCGGGCAGATACAAAGGGTAGCTCTCGCACGCGCCCTTGCCCGTGACATGAAACTTGTCCTCATGGACGAGCCGACCGCCCATCTTGATGGCGAGGCGGAGGCCCGCTTCCTGGAAGCACTTCTCTCCAACAAAAATGGGCGGACAATCCTCATCGCTACCCACAGCCCCGCCGTGCGCGCGATTGCCGACGAGGTGTTCGAGATCGCCGATCTGCAGGAGGGCGGAGCGCCATGA